The DNA region AGCAGCCAGCCGCTGCCCTTTCCGAATGCACTTGTCCAGGTCATTTCTTGCTGTCTACCAGTTTAGCTCTCCACCGCAACTCAGTATTGTTAAGGGCACGGCTTTAGCCGTGCCGCACCCGGCAGAGGGGAAGGGGCTTCAGCCCCTGAGGTTACTACTCCGTAGCGTCGTGAATCGTCACCAGCTTCAGAATCTCCAGCTCGCGCTTGCCGTTCGGGGTGACCACGGTGGTTGTGTCCCCCACCTGCTTGCCCAGTATGGCGCGGCCGATCGGCGACGTCGTGGAGATCAGTCCCTTGGCCACATCCGACTCCTCGCTGGTCACCAGCTTGTAGACCAGCTCCTCGTCCTTCGAGGTATCGAAGACGGTTACTGTCGCGCCGAAGCCGACTTTATCGTGGGGGATGTTGGTCAGGTTCACCAGCGCCAGCTCGCCCATGCGCTTTTTGAGCTGGCCCAGGCGCGCGTTCACGAAGACCTGGCGCTGCTTGGCCATGTGGTACTCGGCGTTCTCGCTCAGGTCACCCAGGGCGACGGCCTTTTTAATCTCGGCAGGCAGCTCGGTCGTCAGCTCATACTCAAGCTGCTTGATCTCCTCCTGGAGCCGTTTCATGATCTGTTCTGGCATTGAGCTTTACCGCCTTCCCATTTAAATTGACCACGGATTCCGCCCCGGGTCTGTTACACCCGTGCTCGCATCCGTGCATGGGGGTGAAAATACTATTATACGATGCTGACGGGCGTTTTTCGCACACGATGAGGCCCGGTTCAGCGGCCGGCCATTCTCCGGGCATCCAAGAAGCTCTGAAGAATCAACACGGCAGCCACCTGGTCGATGATCCCCTTCCGCTCCTGGCGGCCGCCATGCCCGGCCTCGTCCAGATGCCGGTGGGCCTGGGTCGTCGTCAGCCGCTCGTCCCAAAGATGCACCATCACCCCGAACTCCGCCCGCAGCTCGTCCGCGAACGCCTGCGCCTTCAACGCCTGCGGACTGACGTCCCCCGACATATAGAGAGGGTTGCCGACCACAGCCTCGCCCACCCCATGCCGCCGCAACAGCCTGCCCACGGACTTCATGTCCGCCCGGCGGTTCGTCCGGTGCAGCGTCAGCAGAGGCTGGGCCGTGTACCCCAGCGGGTCTGAGATGGCAATGCCGATCCGGCGGTCCCCCACATCGAAGCCGAGGACCCGGGGAGGTCCCCCTCCCCCCGGCAGCGGACCCGGCACCGCTCCAGCGTCTTCATGGGTCGATTCTTCCTGCATGGTTCTCAAGTTTATGCCTTAAGTCATCCCGCACAACTCCGGAGGCTTGTTACTCTTACTGCGAAAAATCAACCGTATGCCGGCACCAGTCTGGGAGGACGAGCATGATTCAGTTTGCCGATGAGGTGCACCGCAAGGTTTACTACCCGGACGATCGCCGCCACCGCCTGTGGATCAAGCCGGGCTTTATCTATGGACTGGTGGCGATCGTGGTGGCACTGGTCGTCGCCGCATGGATCCAGCGGCTGGCCTTCGGGATGCCGCACATCGCCATCAACGCGGCGCTCGACCAGGGCAAGATCAGCGGCCCGCACGGCTTCCCCGGCTGGATCCGCTGGACGCACTTCTTCAACTTCCTCTTCCTCACCATGCTCATCCGCAGCGGCCTCTCCATCCTGGCCGACCACCCCCGGCTCTACTTCAACGACGACTGCACCCCCAACACGGAGTGGATCCGCTTCACGCCCCTCAGGGTTCCTGTCGGCAAGCGCTGGACCGCCAAGGACGATGCGCGCTACATCTCGCCCCTGCTTGGACTTCCCGGCTACAAGCACACCATCGGCATGGCGCGGTCGTGGCACTTCCTCAACGTCTACGGCTTCATCCTCACCGGCATCGTCTTCGTCATCGGGCTGCTGACGACTGACCAGTGGCTGCGCCTCGTCCCCACCTCACCGGCTATCTTCGCCGAGGCTTGGGCGACCTTCGTCCACTACGCCACCTTCACCCTGCCGCCGGAGCCGAACGGCTTCTACGGCTACAACGCGCTCCAGCAGCTTGCGTACTTTGCGACCGTCTTCATCATGGCGCCCATCTCCATCATGACCGGGATGTGCATGTCGCCGGCGCTGGTCAACCGCGCTCCGTGGTTCGCAAAGCTCTTCGGCGGACGCCAGTCGGCGCGTTCGATCCACTTCCTCATGATGGTGGGCTTCGCGTGCTTCCTCGTCGTCCACGTTACGCTCATCGTGCTCACCGGCTTCGTCCGCAATATGAACCACATCGTCCTGGGCAAGGACGAGCCCACCACGCTCGGCATGTGGCTTGGCCTCACCGGCATTGCGGTCGTCGTGCTGGTGTGGGTGGCTGCGCATCAGGTTGCGTGGAGACATCCGCGTCGCGTCCAGCACCTCAACAAGGCCATCTCGCTGCCGCTCTGGCTGGCGACGCTCAACCGCCTCGACCCGGTGCAGACCTACACGCGCGAGCAGGTCTCCCCGCACATGTGGCCCAACGGCATGTTGCCGGTGCGCGAAGACTGGCTCGCGCTCAAGGCCGGCGGCTTTCGCGACTTCCGCCTGAAGGTCGGCGGCCTGGTGGAAAATCCGTTGGAGCTGTCGCTCGAACAGATGGAAGAGATCGGCCGCAGCGAGACGGTTACCATGCACCACTGCATTCAGGGATGGTCGGGCATCGCCGGGTGGGGAGGCATTCCGCTCAGCAAGATCGTCGAGCTGGCGCGGCCGCTGCCCTCGGCGAAGACCATCGCCTTTTACTCCTTTGGCCCCGCGCTCTTTGGCGGCGGCTACTACGACACCCAGGCCATCGCCAGCATTTTGAAGCCGGGAGCCATGCTCGCCTACGAGATGAACGGCGCGCGGCTCGCCGACGAGTATGGCGCGCCCCTCCGCCTCCGCGTCGACGACCAGCTCGGTTACAAGATGGTCAAGTGGATCGAGCGCATCGAGTTCGTCGAGTCGGAAAAGGTTGTCGGCAAGGGTGAAGGCGGCAAGAATGAAGACGACGAGTACTTCGACCTGCTGCCCAACCTGTGAACATGGCGAACGGCAAAGGAACAAACAGCAACGACTTCGGCCACGTCGCCGTTCTACTGGAACGGCTGCGGCTGCCCTTCCTGCTGAAGCACTTTCCGGAGAAGGCGGTGTGGTCGGCCTACGTCTTCATCAACGGCTTCATCACCATCGCCCTGCTGGCGCTGCTGGGCGAGCTGACCCACAGCCCGTTCGTCTTTCCCTCGCTGGGTCCGACGGCGTTCCTCTTCTTCTTCTCTCCGCTCGCAGAAGCCTCCTGCCCGCGCAACGCCGTACTCGGCCACGCCATCGGCCTGCTTGCGGGCTTTGGCGCCTTCTGGATCACAGGGATGCACACCTTCTCGCAGGCGACGGTCCATGGCATCTACTGGCCGCGAATCTTTGCCGCTGCGCTTGCGCTCTCGCTCACCGGAGCGTTCATGGCGGGCTTCTCCATCAACCATCCCCCGGCGGGGGCGACCACGCTGATCGTCGCCCTCGGCATTTTGTCGGAGCCGCGCTACCTCGTCGTCATCGAGATCGCCGTCGTGCTGCTCACTGTGCAGGCATGGGTGCTGAACCACCTCGCCGGTCTACCCTACCCGCTATGGAGATGGCGCAAGCAGTAATGGGAAAGTGGGTCAGTGGGGTGGCTGAGCCGTTTGTCTGAGCGTAGCGATGAATCTCAGCACTTCGTCTTGCGCTCGCTAAAAAGTCTAAAATTGTACCTGTACCCGGCGGTACCGAAAGCGGCCTCATAACCCTAACGATGTATACCGTTTGCAGCGGTTTGGGTCGAACATAGGTCTAGTTGCCAAAGGCTAAAAGCAGAGCAACCCCTTGACGCTTGCGAAAAAATAAAAAAATGTTCAGGGACTCTCTGCATGTCTTCTGCTGTACTCAATCTGTCCAACAGGTTCTCTCTGTCTTCCGGGAGCCCTGCATCGACTCACATCCTGCGTGACTCGGCTTCGATCCTCCGTATGCAGCCGGCCTTGACCGATCTCGGCCGCTACTGCGGCATGCCTGGCGCGCTGGATGACCTTGGATATTTTCTTTCCTGGCTGGACATTCGCCGGAAGTCTCCCTGCATGGTCATGCTCGCCGGAGGCCTCGGTACCGAGCCGTCCGTCATCAAGGCGCAGGCCGGAATGCTGCTCTACGAGCACCGCATCGCCGGCCTCGGCATGCGCATCTTCACCTCGTTCGACAACACAGGCCGTCGCACGCTGGTTCCGGCGGCAATCGACAGCTCGCAGTTCGCCCAGCTCGTCTGCCGCTCATTGCTCGACCACGGCGCGCAGTCGATCCTGCTGACCTTCCGCCACGACGGCCAGGCCCTGACTGAACTGCTCAAAGGCTCCGGTTACGGTTTGCGATGGGCCACCCGCGAGCGTGTGATCGCCGGATACCTCCAGCTCAAAAGCACCTTCGAGGAGACGCTGGCGACGATGGGTTCGCGGACGAGAAATCATCTCCGCTACTATCGCCGCCGCGCCGAAAAGGACCTTGGCTGCGAGTTTGTACCCGAGGTTGAGATCTCCCGCGAGGACTTCCTTGCGCTGAACCGCATCTCCTCCTACCCTTCAACCGGCGAGATCGCGGGATGGAAGTACGACTCCTTCCGAGAGCTGAAGCAGCCGGTTCTGTCGGGCCTGCGCGATCGTGACGGCCGCTGGCTCTCGCTCGTCGGCGGTCTGCACGCCGATCGCAACATGGAGATGTTCTGGCAGATCAACCGCAACGACATGAAGCCCTACTCGCTGGGCACCGTCATGCGCTGCTTCCTGGTCGAGCACGAGCTGAAATGCGGGACGCGCCGCCTGTATTTCGAGGGAGGCACCTCGCACTCGATGAGCCACTCCTTCGTGCAGGAAAAGTGCACCGACCTCTTCGTCATGCGCGACAACCTCGTCGCCCGCCAGGTCCCCGCACTCTTCAAGCGCTACGTGCCGAAGGAAAACCCCATCAACGAGTTCTTCGAAGACACTTCTCTTGAATGGAAGACCACAACGGCACGCTGATGCTAGTACGGTGATTGAAGGCGACTACGGAAAGTGGCTGCTGCGACACAAGCTCCAGCGTCAAGTATCATTGCCGCATGAGGCGTCTCCTCCAGTCCGGAACGTTGCTTTTCCTGCTGGTGATGTTTCTTGCGCCTCTTGCAGAGTTCTTTGACAGTTGGGACGTCCAGGGACTCGCGAACGACACAGAGTTTGGAGTCTTTGCGCTCGCAGTCGTCCTGTGTCTCATTCTGGTGGTGTGCATGCTCATGGCAGCACGATCATTACGCATAAGGCTCGTTTTGGGGCCGATCGTTCCGTCTCTGGACGATGAGAAGATGTTTTCTGGGTCACAGTCGGCAGTCAGCGTCTTTCTTCCCCCCAATCTAACTCCACTCCGAATCTGATCTGCGGTTAACGCGCCCTCATCGGATGTGCCGCTGGCACATCCGCATCGCTTGTACCTGCGCATCGACGCGCAGACCGCGATCATTTTCCGGAGATTGATGAATGTCAGCTTCAAAGGCCCTTCGTCATTGGGTTCTGCCCATAGTATGGGCAGCTTCCTCCATCGTTTGCGCGGCACAGGCAAGCAGTACCGGCACCGTCAACGGGACAGTGTCTGCGCTGGACGGCAATCCTGTCTCTGGAGCGACCGTAACGCTGGCCAGCATGGACGGCCCAGCGCATACGGCCTCGTCCTCCGCAGATGGATCGTTCCTCATCAAGGAGCTTCCCAGCGGAAGCTATACCCTCCGCGCAGTCTCCGCCGGATTCGCAGCGCACGAAGAGTCTCCGGTCATCGTTGCGGTGGGGCGGACGACCCATCTTTCCATTCAGCTCACCATCGCCGGCACGCAACAGACCGTGACCGTCAGTGCCGCTCCTCTCAGCTTCGATACCTCGCAAACCTCCTCCGTCGTCAACATCGACCGCGACCGCGTCGAAGAACTTCCCATACCCAGCCGAAACTACCTCAACTTCGTTCTCCTCTCTCCACAGGTCGCTGCTGCCAATCCTGCTCTGCTACAGCAAGGCCTGGTTCAAAGCACCGGGAGCTTCAGTTTCAGTGGGCTCCGTCCGGGTAGCAACGCTGTCTACCTTGACGAGGTGAATGACAACGATGAGTACAGTGGCGGAAGTCGCACGCAGCTTTCGCCGGAAGCCATCAGCGACTTCCAGATCGTCAATCACGGTTTCTCGGCGCAGTCAGGCGGAGGCGCCGGTGGCTCCATCGACGTCCAGACGCGCTCCGGACTGAATCGCATTCACGGAGATGCGTTCGCCTTCGTACAGAATGGCGCCCTGAATGGAACACCTCCGCTCGGCCTCAATCCTTATAAGCCGGACGAGAGCCGGGTCCGCGCCGGCGCCGCACTCGGAGGCCCCATCCAGCGCGACAGGATGTTCTATTACGTCGCCGCCGAACACGAGCTCTCCCGCGGAGAGGATACCAACGATCTCAAACCCTCCACGCTCAACGCCATCAATGCGGCGCTGAAACAATACGGCTCTTTGCCGAATCTCACTCTCCGCAGCGGCTTCTTTCCGACAACCGATCAGGAGACCGAGCTCTCCGGCCGCATCGACCGGACTCTGACAACACGCCAAGCCGTCATGCTGCGCTACGCCTTCACCAATACCCGTAACGTCAACGACGCCTTTCACACCGACGAGCTCACCGACTGGACAGCACGAGGCTCCTCGTTCTTCTCCGACAACAGCCTCAACGGAACATTGACCTCAACCCTCAGCAGCACGCTTCTCAACAAGCTGAGCTTTGAGCTCGCGCAACGCCGCGCCGTACAAAAAACCAACCAGGCCTCCGGCCCCGGAATCCTCATCCCTGGCGTCGCCCTCCTGGGAACGCCATACTCCGGCAATGACCGCCGCTTTGAGACGCATCTGGAGTTCGCAGACTCCATCTCGCTGCAACGGCGCAACCACCTGTTTCAGTTTGGAGGACGCGCCGATCGCGTCGCCCTGCGAACCCGCGTCACCGACGGATCTCAGGGCTTCTTCGCCTTCGCCGGCCTGGCCGCGCTTCAGGCGGGCAATGCAGACTTCTTTTCGCAGAGCTTCGGCAACTTCAACACCAATCTAAGCGAGGTGCGATTCGCCGGCTTCGCACAGGACCACTGGACCAACTCCTCTTCGCTGACCCTCGACTACGGCATCCGTTACGAATACAACCGTCTGCCATCGTCCTTGCCGCAGGACGCCCTGAACTTCAGTCCTCGCCTCGGTCTGGCTTGGACACCGTGGAAGTCGATGGTCGTGCGTACCGGCTTTGGCATCTTCTACGACCGCTTCCAGCTTGCAATCATCAATCGCCTGCTCGAATTCGATGGCAACCGCAGCTTCAGCCAGATCGTCGAGGACAAGGCTGCCGCGTCCATCTTCCGCAGCGGCACCATCTCCTCCGACGCCTTGCCCGGCGTCGCTCCCAGCATCTGGCGCGCACAACCCGGCCTGCGAACCCCCTACAGCGAAGTCGCCTCCTTCAGCATCGAGCAGGCTCTTCCCCTGCAAACCACGCTGACCGGCGAATATCAGTCCGTCCACGGCATCAGGCTGGGCCGCACCACCAACATCAACCTTGCCCCACCTGTCCTGTTGACCACCGCGAACGCCGCTTCAGCCGGCATCTCCTCCCCAACTCCGCAGCAACTCGGGCGGCCAGCATTTACGCCAGCCCGCATCAATCCTGCCTTCGACGCCATCAATCAGTTCGCGACCTCTGCTCACTCTTCCTACAACGGAGCCACCATCACACTCAACCGACAGTTTCAGGACGATCTTCAGGTTCTCGCCGGTTACACCTTCTCAAAGACCATCGACGACGCCTCATCCGACACCGAGCAGCCGCAAAATCCTTATGTCCTCCGCGATGAGCGAGCCCTCTCCCTCCAGGACCAGCGTCACCGGTTTACCTTGAGCGGCCTATGGCTCATCGGCCCCGATCTTGGCGATCCTCTGGACGCAGAAAAAAATGCCAACCCCGGCCCCCTCATGAAAGCTCTTACCGGACTAGAGTTCGCTCCCATCATCAGCATCTCAAGCGGATTTCGTGCCAGCCCGCTTA from Acidobacteriota bacterium includes:
- the ruvX gene encoding Holliday junction resolvase RuvX — protein: MQEESTHEDAGAVPGPLPGGGGPPRVLGFDVGDRRIGIAISDPLGYTAQPLLTLHRTNRRADMKSVGRLLRRHGVGEAVVGNPLYMSGDVSPQALKAQAFADELRAEFGVMVHLWDERLTTTQAHRHLDEAGHGGRQERKGIIDQVAAVLILQSFLDARRMAGR
- a CDS encoding molybdopterin-dependent oxidoreductase, which encodes MIQFADEVHRKVYYPDDRRHRLWIKPGFIYGLVAIVVALVVAAWIQRLAFGMPHIAINAALDQGKISGPHGFPGWIRWTHFFNFLFLTMLIRSGLSILADHPRLYFNDDCTPNTEWIRFTPLRVPVGKRWTAKDDARYISPLLGLPGYKHTIGMARSWHFLNVYGFILTGIVFVIGLLTTDQWLRLVPTSPAIFAEAWATFVHYATFTLPPEPNGFYGYNALQQLAYFATVFIMAPISIMTGMCMSPALVNRAPWFAKLFGGRQSARSIHFLMMVGFACFLVVHVTLIVLTGFVRNMNHIVLGKDEPTTLGMWLGLTGIAVVVLVWVAAHQVAWRHPRRVQHLNKAISLPLWLATLNRLDPVQTYTREQVSPHMWPNGMLPVREDWLALKAGGFRDFRLKVGGLVENPLELSLEQMEEIGRSETVTMHHCIQGWSGIAGWGGIPLSKIVELARPLPSAKTIAFYSFGPALFGGGYYDTQAIASILKPGAMLAYEMNGARLADEYGAPLRLRVDDQLGYKMVKWIERIEFVESEKVVGKGEGGKNEDDEYFDLLPNL
- a CDS encoding HPP family protein; this translates as MANGKGTNSNDFGHVAVLLERLRLPFLLKHFPEKAVWSAYVFINGFITIALLALLGELTHSPFVFPSLGPTAFLFFFSPLAEASCPRNAVLGHAIGLLAGFGAFWITGMHTFSQATVHGIYWPRIFAAALALSLTGAFMAGFSINHPPAGATTLIVALGILSEPRYLVVIEIAVVLLTVQAWVLNHLAGLPYPLWRWRKQ
- a CDS encoding transcription elongation factor GreA encodes the protein MPEQIMKRLQEEIKQLEYELTTELPAEIKKAVALGDLSENAEYHMAKQRQVFVNARLGQLKKRMGELALVNLTNIPHDKVGFGATVTVFDTSKDEELVYKLVTSEESDVAKGLISTTSPIGRAILGKQVGDTTTVVTPNGKRELEILKLVTIHDATE
- a CDS encoding TonB-dependent receptor: MSASKALRHWVLPIVWAASSIVCAAQASSTGTVNGTVSALDGNPVSGATVTLASMDGPAHTASSSADGSFLIKELPSGSYTLRAVSAGFAAHEESPVIVAVGRTTHLSIQLTIAGTQQTVTVSAAPLSFDTSQTSSVVNIDRDRVEELPIPSRNYLNFVLLSPQVAAANPALLQQGLVQSTGSFSFSGLRPGSNAVYLDEVNDNDEYSGGSRTQLSPEAISDFQIVNHGFSAQSGGGAGGSIDVQTRSGLNRIHGDAFAFVQNGALNGTPPLGLNPYKPDESRVRAGAALGGPIQRDRMFYYVAAEHELSRGEDTNDLKPSTLNAINAALKQYGSLPNLTLRSGFFPTTDQETELSGRIDRTLTTRQAVMLRYAFTNTRNVNDAFHTDELTDWTARGSSFFSDNSLNGTLTSTLSSTLLNKLSFELAQRRAVQKTNQASGPGILIPGVALLGTPYSGNDRRFETHLEFADSISLQRRNHLFQFGGRADRVALRTRVTDGSQGFFAFAGLAALQAGNADFFSQSFGNFNTNLSEVRFAGFAQDHWTNSSSLTLDYGIRYEYNRLPSSLPQDALNFSPRLGLAWTPWKSMVVRTGFGIFYDRFQLAIINRLLEFDGNRSFSQIVEDKAAASIFRSGTISSDALPGVAPSIWRAQPGLRTPYSEVASFSIEQALPLQTTLTGEYQSVHGIRLGRTTNINLAPPVLLTTANAASAGISSPTPQQLGRPAFTPARINPAFDAINQFATSAHSSYNGATITLNRQFQDDLQVLAGYTFSKTIDDASSDTEQPQNPYVLRDERALSLQDQRHRFTLSGLWLIGPDLGDPLDAEKNANPGPLMKALTGLEFAPIISISSGFRASPLTGLDSSREHILPFVTRPGGYARNSLSSPIRVDVDLRVLKMFPIAGGHFDVVAESFNLLNHRNVSLLNTAFGSEVQPSQSFASPIATSTARRVQFSLDYEF